DNA from Tsuneonella dongtanensis:
CAACCCGTCTGGCAATCCGCAAGTTTGACGTCTGGCGGACCTCGGTCACCGGGGATCTCAATCTGGGCGATGGCGCGGCATCGGGCACGCTTGCGCTCGCGGGCGGCGGCCTCGACGGTACTATCGCGTTGAGCCCGCGTGGCGGCGGTCAGGCGTTCGATGCGAAGATCATCGCCCGCGAAGCGCGCTTCGGCGGTGAGACGCCCATCTCGATCGGGCGCGCGGATATCGAGGCGAACGGATTGCTGGCCCAGGGACGCAGCACGATCGGGGCGAACGTGCTTGCCCAGGGGATTACCTATGGCACCCTGTTCATCGGGCGACTTGCGGCGCGCGCCGACCTCGAGAACGGGGCGGGGACCGTCACTGCCTCGGTAGCGGGGCGCCGGGGCAGCCGCTTCGCGCTGCAGCTCAATGCAGGAATTTCGCCGAACCGTGTCGCGGTAGCCGCACGGGGCAACTACGCCGGGCGGGCGATCACGATGCCGCGCCGCGCCGTGCTCCTGAGGCAGGACGATGGCGGCTGGCGGCTCGAGCCCACGCAGGTCAACTTTGCCGGCGGGGCGCTGATCGGATCGGGCGAACTCGGTGGCCAGCGGACCGTCATGCGGGTCCAGATGGCGGAAATGCCGCTATCGGTGGCCGACATCTTCATGGAGCTGGGCCTGGGAGGGAAGATCTCGGGCGTGGTCGATTTCGCCAGCGGGGGCGGAGCGCCGCTTACGGGCGAGGCGCGGTTCAAGGTGGATGACCTGACCCGTTCGGGGCTCGTCCTCACCTCACGCCCGATGGACCTTGCGATGGTCCTGCGGCTCACGCCCGACAGGCTTGAGACCCGTGCGGTGCTGGACGAAGGCGGTCAGCGGCGTGGACGGGTGCAGGGACGCATCGTCGGGCTTCCGCCAAGCGGCGCGCTCTACGACCGGCTCCGTGCGGGAGACCTGTTCGCGCAGCTGCGCTACAACGGTCCGGCCGACGCGCTGTGGCGGCTTGCGGCGGTCGATGCCTTCGACCTGACCGGCCCGCTTTCGGTCGCCGCCGACGTGACCGGGTCGCTGGCGACCCCGACGGTGCGCGGCTCGCTGGCGAGCAATGACCTTCGCCTCCGCTCCAGCCTGTCCGGCACCGACCTGACCGGCGTCACCGCGCGCGGGACCTTTGCCGGGTCGCGCCTGCGACTGACGAGCTTCCGGGGCTCCACGCCGAATGGCGGTACGGTCAGCGGCAGCGGCACGATCGTTCTGGAAGACCTGGGCGCCAAGAGTCCGCAACTCGACATCCGGGTGGCGGCGCGCAACGCCCGCCTGCTCAATGCGCAGGGCCTCAGCGCCACGGTCACGGGCCCGCTGCGGATACTGTCCGACGGCGTTGGCGGCACGATCGCGGGCCGCCTGCTCGTCGACAGGGCCAGCTGGAAGCTCGGGACGGCGGCGGCCGATGTGCGCCTGCCGCAGATCCGCACGCGCGAGATCAACCTGCCCTACGACGTCCGCCCGCGCGCGGTCGCGAGCGCACCGTGGCGCTACCTCATCGATGCCCGCGCGCCTGCACGGGTCGACGTGGACGGGATGGGACTAGACAGCGAATGGAGCGCCAACGTCCTCGTGCGCGGGACAACCGACGATCCGCGGATCGGCGGGGAGGCACGGGTGGTGCGCGGTGACTACTCTTTCGCCGGCACGCGGTTCGAGCTGGTGCGGGGCGTCATCCGGTTCGACGAGAACGTCCCGATCGACCCGCGCCTCGACATCGTGGCCGAAAGCGACGCCGAGGGTATCGATGTCGCCGCCAAGGTTCAGGGCAGCGCGCTCAAGCCGGAGATCACCTTCACCTCCACCCCGGCGCTGCCCGAAGAGGAAATCCTCGCGCGGTTGCTGTTCGGAGGTTCGATCACCGAGCTTTCGGCGACAGACGTGCTGCAGCTGGGATCGGCGCTCGCCTCGCTGCGTGGTGGCGGGGGGATGGACCCGATAAACCGGCTGCGGAGCGCGATCGGGCTCGACCGACTGCGCATCGTCAGCGCGGATCCGGCGCTGGGCCGCGCGACATCGATCGCGCTCGGCAAGAACATCGGCCGCAAGTTTTACGTGGAGATCGTCACCGACGGGCGGGGATACAGCGCCACTTCCGCCGAGTTCCGTGTGACCAGCTGGCTGTCGATCCTTGGAACGATCTCGACCCTCGGCCGGGAATCGATCGTGGCGGAAGTCAGCCGCGATTACTGACATGAAAACGCCCGGTGCGCGCTGAGCACACCGGGCGTTTCGTAACCGTATTACGGTCAGCCAGCGGGGGCCGGCGGCACTTTCTTGACCAGCCCGTCGAGCGGCAGGACGACACCGTTGGTCGCCACGAGCGCATCGCCCGCGACAGTCGCCTTCGAGCCGTCGGCGCCCGACACGGTGATGGTGTCGCCCTCGGCAGTGAAGGTCACCTGTCCGTCGTCGAGGGTCGTCATGGTGACGGGACCCTTCTTGTCGGCAACGGCCTTGCGGATCGCATCCGGGGTCAGGTGCCCCGGGAGGATATGACCGCGCAGGACCGCCACCAGCTCGGCGCGATGCTCTTCGCCGGAAAGGGTCTTCCCCGCCTCGCCGAACGCGTCGTCGCTGGGCGCGAGAACCGTGTAGCTGCCCGGCCCGTCGAAGACATCGGCGAGCCCCGCCTCGTTCAGTGCGCTGGACAGGGTGGCGAGCTCGTTGTCGCCCCCTATCGCGGCGGCGAGGGTGTCCGTCGCCTCGGCAGAGGCGGCATCACCAGAGCTCTCCGCCTGCGAACACGCGGCGAGCGGGGCCAGCAGCGAGAGAGCGGCCGCAGCGGCGATAGGCTTGAAAGATCTCATCGTCGCATCTCCCTCAGGTCAACAGCTGGATGGCGGCGGCGACGAGCTGCGTCGTGGGGTCGACCTGGTACACATAGCCGTCCGAATAGCGGTAATAGGCATCCGGGCTGTCGTAGTACCGGTCGCGGTACTGGTAGGGGACGTTGTAGACGTCGTAACCAGTCGGCATCGGCTGCCCGACGACGAATTCGTCACCGGTCAGGAGCGCTGCGACCGAAGTGATCGCAGCGGTTTCCGGGTCGACCCGGTACAGCACGTCGTCGGCGTACCGGTACCCGTTGGCAGGCCCGAGGTTGTAGTAGTCGACGTAGTACTGCGGCACCGAAACCGGCTGGTAATAGCTCGGCCACTCGTTGCCGACCGACAGGGCGCCGCCGAGTAGGGGAATGTAACCCAGAACCGACCCGCGATCGCTTATGCGGTAGAGGTAGCCGTCGCCGTACCGATAACGGCCGTCGCCGAGCGATCCATAACCGAAATACGACGGGCGGTAGAAGCCATCGCTCCAGTCACCCTGCTTCTTGGCCTGGCCCGGGGGCATGCAGCCGTTGTTTTTCTTGGCGAGGCCCGGCGGGCACCCGTCGAAATAGGCGCGCGAGCCGGGTTCGAACGACACCGTGCGGACATCGCGATAGCCGTCCCGGCGATAATCGCGATCCTCGCGACGGTCATAGGTCCTGTTGTCGACACGAACGTCGTTGCCACGCTCGACCTTGCGATCGGCCCGGTATTCGGGCCCACGGTCGACCTTCGCTGGCTTCATCGCCTGTCCGCGATCGGACTTGGCTTCGCGCATGGCGGGGCCGCGATCCTGCTTGCCGCCGCCATTGCCATTTGCCTTCATCGACATCTCGGGCTTGCCGCCCTTGTTTCCGCCGTTCCCATTGCCCTTGCCGGGTTCGGCATGCGCGCCCGTGGCGGCGAGGGCGATGGCGGCAGCGCTGATCAGAAACTTGCGCATTTTGCATCTCCTTTGCCGGGTGAACGGTGCGCGGTGCCGGGCGGTTCCATGAACGGCCTACAACGGCCCGCAAGTGTCTGCCATATTTGGAAGAATTTAAGCGGACGAGCCTTCGCGGTAGAGTGCGGCCTCGGCGGCACGCCGACGGGTCAGACCGGCCAGGACCCGTCCGCCGGCGCGGTTCCAGCGAGCGAATTCCGCTTCCGCTCCGGCAAAATCACCGGCGAGGTGTTTGCGGGTCAGCGTCGCGCGGGCGATCGCACCGGTGTTGTAGTGGAAGCTGACGAGGGCGTCGAACTGCGCCTGGCTGGTCGGAGCATCACCGATCGCGCGGGATACGTCGGCGGCATAGCGGACCAGGTCGGCCGCGAGCCGGGCGTCGGCCTCGGAGCGGGACCACACCGTGCCGGGGCCGATGCCGCGTCCCGTCGCGCCCCAACCGATGGTCCATGGCTCGCCGCCGGTCCCGGGGTCGGGATAGGCTTCGACCGAGCCATCCGGGCGCAATCGCGCGAGCCCCTCGAACTGCTGGATAAGCGCGATCCCGTGCGTCCCGATCGCACGCGTTTCCCGGGGATCTGTCACACCTGTCACACTGTCCAGGGAGGAAACAGCGGCGCCCCGCTGCGCCGCATCGATGGCTGCATCGAGTGCGGCCACCTCGCGGCGCGAGAATCCGCGCTTCAGCAGGCGACGTACGGTGTCGAATATCGGCTTGCGGTCCATGGAATGCCTCCGCGACAAGGGGGGGCACACGTACTACGCACGTGGTGACAGTGTAGGAAAATGAATTCGCGAAGGGCTGTCCGCGCTTGCGGTCGTTTTGGCCTTCCGCGAAAACCCCTATCGCCGCGACGGGTATCGTGAACCACGGTCCGCTATGGGCGATGCGATGAACGGCATGTCCCCGGACGACGCGAGAGTGGGTCAGCGGGCCGAGCCGCGGTGCGAGACCTTCGCGACCGCGCTGATGACATGGAGCTGGCACTCCGCCGCCGTCATGGTCTGCAATATCTCGTCACGCGGGATGATGATCGAAGGGGTGACGCTCCCCGCTCCCGGCGAAGCCGTCGGGTTGTGGAAGGGAGCGCAGTGCCTGAAGGCGCAGGTCGTCTGGCGAGAGGGGATGAGGGCAGGGCTGCACCTGGACGCGGCAATCGATCCGGCGGATTGGCGATCGACTTCTCATCCGGGGCAGATCGCTGTCGATCAGACGTTCCGGCGCCTCAAGCGTCTCGGCCCGTTCGTCGCCGACTTCGCCGAGTTCCCCGATCCCAGCCCGATCGGGGGAGAAATCCTGTGCGATGTGGCGCGCGGGCTCGAAGAACTCGGCGAATGCCTCGCTGCCGACGACCGAGTGATCGCGACCATCGCCGAAAAGCTCCAGGTCCTCGACATCGCATCGCAACTGCTGCGCAAGCTGGCCGCTCGTCCCCAGATCACCTGAGGAAAGGCGGTGGTCGCCTTCCGCCTGTCAAGAGTTCTGGACTGACAAGAGCTCTTTACAGTAAAGAGCTCTTTACAGGCATGGAGGCGATTCGGTGCTCAACCGGTTGCGTGAACAGCGCGAGGCGAAGGGGTGGAGCCAGGGCGAACTCGCCCGCCGGCTCGGAGTGTCGCGCCAGACGATCAACGCGGTCGAAACCGACAAGTACGATCCCTCGCTGCCTCTGGCGCTGCGCATGGCCAAGTTGTTCGCTGTCGCGGTGCCTGATCTCTTCATCGACGATTGGGAGCCGGAGAATGCAGATGGTCGATAACGCGCCGAAACCCTTCTGGTCAGGCTGGGTGAAGTTCGCCGGGCTCGCGCTCGCGGGTGGAGTGACCGGGTTCGTCCTCGCGCGGACAGTCGGACAATCTTTCGAAGCGGGCGGGGCCCTCTCGCACATTGCGGGATCTGAACCGGCTCTGCTGGTGGCGGCGATGTACATCCTGATGGGCGTCTTCGTCGGCCTCGGTACCTTGTCGCCGCGGATTGGCGCCGCGGTCCTGAACGTCGAGGACGCGGACGAGGTGCGCGAGCAGGCACCTGTGCTCCTGCCCAGTGCCATCGGCTGCGTGCTCATCGGACTGTCGCTCGTCGCGCTGGCCCTTGGCGGTCCCGCAGGCCCGCTCTCGCCCACGATGGCAGTGGGCATTGGGGCCGTTTCGCTGGCTATCGCAACCGTGGTGACGGTGAAGACCAATCGCCGCGCCGACGAACTGATGCGCGCGCTGTTTCGAGAGACCGGCGCGGCATCGTTCTATCTGATCTTCATCACCCTCGGCGGCTGGGCAGCGGCGGCGCAAATCGGGCTGGTCCCCGCGCCGAGCGCGATCGCGGTCCTGACCCTTCTCTGGGCCATGCCCCTCGTCGCGTCGTTCTGGGTCATCGGGCGGCGCGGAATGCTCAAGCCGCGCGGCTGAAAAGGCAAGGGGCGCCCGGTTTCCCGGACGCCCCCTTGTTTCCAGCGAGATCGATGATCAGGCGCTGAAATACATATCGTATTCGACCGAGCTCGGAGTGGTTTCCCAGCGGCTCACGTCGGCCCAGAGCAGTTCGGCATAGGCGTCGATCTGGTCCTTGGTGAACACGTCGCCCTTCAGCAGGAACTCGTGGTCCGCCTCGAGGCTCTCGAGCGCTTCCCGAAGGCTGCCGCACACGGTCGGGACCTCGGCGAGCTCTGCCGGCGGCAGGTCGTAGAGGTTCTTGTCCATCGCTTCGCCCGGGTGGATCTTGTTCTGGATCCCGTCGAGGCCGGCCATCAGCAGCGCGGCATAGGCGAGGTAGGGGTTGGCCATCGCATCGGGGAAACGGAATTCCACGCGCTTGGCCTTCTCACCGGCACCATAGGGGATACGGCACGAGGCCGAACGGTTGCGCGCCGAATAGGCGAGCAGCACCGGCGCTTCGAAGCCCGGGACCAGCCGCTTGTAGCTGTTGGTCGTCG
Protein-coding regions in this window:
- a CDS encoding translocation/assembly module TamB domain-containing protein; this translates as MAEEGVPAETAPVRRRFHRTRRVSKWLVGGIAAILLLLVAALALLNSPIGQRWVVDRIAQVAPASGLTIEIGRIDGDLYGKAQLHDVTLSDPKGPFLTVPLVDLDWRPMSWFTRGLDVRELVTHRGTLFRLPELNPGDPDAPILPNFEIRIDKLEVRDLTIAKGLAGPEAHKANLLAKADIRDGRVMVTADGRLGRFDRLHMLVDAMPDGDRFDLELDYLAPKGGVIAGLVGTEAGYRAQVFGDGSWSQWTGGGYVTRDGANFAAFRLTNAAGDYTLVGQARPQPALAPGLLRNAAGERVSYKATGTFADSAFDGTVRLVTSAIAGTATGRVDLGENTVEGLALTARLRDPSLFGPGTRVEGARLVATVDGPLRDLALEHRLSVAKFISGTTQVAGLEQQGTATYDGTRWTLPLDVALARVVTGTEQLDPRLVNGTVRGTVTWQGNRLASDKLAIVFPNARADLALQGDIAANTYRVSGPVVANGLAIDNVGTLNAGGRIVATFGSAPWTLSADMRGRIPRVTNATLANLAGPSIAFSGGITTGGARPLDFRGVRIDAAKLNLTLDGMIRPDRTSVAGRGRHVDYGPFTVEGAYTSRGPEAVLVFASPLPAAGLRDVRVAIAPIENGFGIETRGQSLLGPFDGTIDLYAPANGPTRLAIRKFDVWRTSVTGDLNLGDGAASGTLALAGGGLDGTIALSPRGGGQAFDAKIIAREARFGGETPISIGRADIEANGLLAQGRSTIGANVLAQGITYGTLFIGRLAARADLENGAGTVTASVAGRRGSRFALQLNAGISPNRVAVAARGNYAGRAITMPRRAVLLRQDDGGWRLEPTQVNFAGGALIGSGELGGQRTVMRVQMAEMPLSVADIFMELGLGGKISGVVDFASGGGAPLTGEARFKVDDLTRSGLVLTSRPMDLAMVLRLTPDRLETRAVLDEGGQRRGRVQGRIVGLPPSGALYDRLRAGDLFAQLRYNGPADALWRLAAVDAFDLTGPLSVAADVTGSLATPTVRGSLASNDLRLRSSLSGTDLTGVTARGTFAGSRLRLTSFRGSTPNGGTVSGSGTIVLEDLGAKSPQLDIRVAARNARLLNAQGLSATVTGPLRILSDGVGGTIAGRLLVDRASWKLGTAAADVRLPQIRTREINLPYDVRPRAVASAPWRYLIDARAPARVDVDGMGLDSEWSANVLVRGTTDDPRIGGEARVVRGDYSFAGTRFELVRGVIRFDENVPIDPRLDIVAESDAEGIDVAAKVQGSALKPEITFTSTPALPEEEILARLLFGGSITELSATDVLQLGSALASLRGGGGMDPINRLRSAIGLDRLRIVSADPALGRATSIALGKNIGRKFYVEIVTDGRGYSATSAEFRVTSWLSILGTISTLGRESIVAEVSRDY
- a CDS encoding fasciclin domain-containing protein, whose amino-acid sequence is MRSFKPIAAAAALSLLAPLAACSQAESSGDAASAEATDTLAAAIGGDNELATLSSALNEAGLADVFDGPGSYTVLAPSDDAFGEAGKTLSGEEHRAELVAVLRGHILPGHLTPDAIRKAVADKKGPVTMTTLDDGQVTFTAEGDTITVSGADGSKATVAGDALVATNGVVLPLDGLVKKVPPAPAG
- a CDS encoding lysozyme, with amino-acid sequence MDRKPIFDTVRRLLKRGFSRREVAALDAAIDAAQRGAAVSSLDSVTGVTDPRETRAIGTHGIALIQQFEGLARLRPDGSVEAYPDPGTGGEPWTIGWGATGRGIGPGTVWSRSEADARLAADLVRYAADVSRAIGDAPTSQAQFDALVSFHYNTGAIARATLTRKHLAGDFAGAEAEFARWNRAGGRVLAGLTRRRAAEAALYREGSSA
- a CDS encoding helix-turn-helix transcriptional regulator; protein product: MLNRLREQREAKGWSQGELARRLGVSRQTINAVETDKYDPSLPLALRMAKLFAVAVPDLFIDDWEPENADGR